A part of Micromonospora chersina genomic DNA contains:
- the ssd gene encoding septum site-determining protein Ssd, with protein sequence MPPRTPLPPYRRLPLLVTADGDLLDELLRLAAAGGTEVELAADPAAARARWTPAPLVLVGADQAQACLRARLPRRPRTVLVGRSGQLDPGTQVAELIGAEHVATLPAAEPWLVDRFAECAVDLPGGGPARVVAVLGGRGGAGASVLAGGLAVTAARARLRTLLVDADPLGGGLDLVLGWEQLEGLRWPGLTGTDGRVDPPSLVRALPSRGDLVVLSWDRGALRHLPAEAMAATVDAARRGRDVVVLDLPRHLDDAAVVALQAADRALVVVPAELRATAAAARVVAVAAPHCADLAVVVRGPAPGRLRAGEVARALGLPLAGTLRPEPGLCRGLERGEAPAATGKGPLAVLCQRLLDGLADVPTAGAA encoded by the coding sequence ATGCCGCCCCGTACCCCGCTGCCGCCGTACCGCCGGCTGCCCCTCCTCGTCACCGCCGACGGCGACCTCCTCGACGAACTGCTGCGGCTCGCCGCCGCGGGCGGCACCGAGGTCGAGCTGGCCGCCGACCCCGCCGCCGCGCGGGCCCGCTGGACGCCCGCGCCGCTGGTGCTGGTCGGCGCCGACCAGGCCCAGGCGTGCCTGCGGGCCCGTCTGCCGCGCCGGCCCCGCACGGTGCTGGTCGGTCGCTCCGGCCAGCTCGATCCGGGTACGCAGGTCGCCGAGCTGATCGGCGCCGAGCACGTCGCCACCCTGCCCGCGGCCGAGCCCTGGCTGGTCGACCGGTTCGCCGAGTGCGCCGTCGACCTGCCCGGCGGCGGCCCCGCCCGCGTCGTGGCGGTGCTCGGCGGGCGGGGCGGTGCCGGCGCCAGCGTGCTGGCCGGGGGCCTCGCCGTCACGGCGGCCCGGGCCCGGCTGCGCACCCTGCTGGTGGACGCCGACCCGCTCGGGGGCGGCCTCGACCTCGTGCTCGGCTGGGAACAGCTCGAAGGATTGCGCTGGCCCGGCCTCACCGGCACCGACGGCCGGGTGGACCCGCCGTCGCTGGTCCGGGCCCTGCCCAGCCGGGGCGACCTGGTCGTCCTCTCCTGGGACCGCGGTGCCCTGCGGCACCTGCCGGCCGAGGCGATGGCCGCCACCGTCGACGCCGCCCGCCGAGGTCGCGACGTGGTCGTCCTCGACCTGCCCCGGCACCTGGACGACGCGGCCGTGGTCGCCCTCCAGGCGGCCGACCGGGCACTCGTCGTCGTACCGGCCGAGCTGCGCGCCACCGCCGCCGCGGCCCGGGTCGTCGCCGTGGCCGCCCCGCACTGCGCCGACCTGGCGGTGGTCGTGCGGGGTCCCGCACCCGGCCGGCTCCGGGCCGGCGAGGTGGCCCGGGCGCTCGGGCTGCCGCTGGCCGGCACACTCCGGCCCGAGCCCGGGCTCTGCCGGGGGCTGGAACGCGGCGAGGCGCCCGCCGCCACCGGCAAGGGCCCGCTCGCCGTGCTCTGCCAGCGGCTCCTCGACGGGCTGGCCGACGTGCCCACGGCGGGTGCGGCATGA
- a CDS encoding HAD family hydrolase, translating to MGRSAAFFDLDKTVIAKSSALAFGRPFYRDGLITRRDVVKSAYAQLMFRLGGTDEQTMARTRDYLATLCKGWPVEQVRQIVAETLHELINPYVYAEAAALIEEHQAAGRDVVLVSASGEEMVRPIGELLGVTDVIATRMAVADGRYSGEVEFYAAGPRKVDAVGELALERGYDLADSYAYSDSYSDRPLLECVGHPTVVNPDRALRRLAVENSWPVLEFRHPVPLGRRLRERPAVPVAAAALGVGVGVAIGIAWYGRHRRTRAAATPTV from the coding sequence GTGGGCCGGAGTGCCGCTTTCTTCGATCTCGACAAGACCGTCATCGCCAAGTCGAGCGCACTGGCGTTCGGTCGGCCGTTCTACCGGGACGGGCTGATCACTCGCCGTGACGTGGTCAAGTCGGCGTACGCGCAGCTGATGTTCCGGCTGGGCGGCACCGACGAGCAGACCATGGCCCGGACCCGGGACTATCTCGCCACGCTCTGCAAGGGCTGGCCGGTGGAACAGGTCCGCCAGATCGTCGCGGAGACGCTGCACGAGCTGATCAACCCCTACGTGTACGCCGAGGCCGCCGCCCTCATCGAGGAGCACCAGGCCGCCGGGCGGGACGTGGTGCTGGTGTCCGCCTCCGGCGAGGAGATGGTCCGTCCCATCGGCGAACTGCTCGGGGTGACCGACGTGATCGCCACCCGGATGGCGGTGGCGGACGGCCGCTACAGCGGCGAGGTCGAGTTCTACGCGGCCGGCCCGCGCAAGGTCGACGCCGTCGGCGAACTGGCTCTCGAACGGGGCTACGACCTCGCCGACTCCTATGCCTACTCCGACTCGTACAGCGATCGGCCGCTGCTGGAGTGCGTGGGCCACCCGACCGTGGTCAACCCGGACCGGGCGCTGCGCCGGCTGGCCGTGGAGAACTCGTGGCCGGTGCTGGAGTTCCGGCACCCGGTGCCGCTGGGCCGGCGCCTGCGGGAGCGTCCCGCCGTGCCGGTCGCCGCGGCGGCCCTGGGCGTGGGCGTCGGCGTGGCCATCGGCATCGCCTGGTACGGCCGGCACCGCCGCACCCGCGCCGCCGCCACCCCCACCGTCTGA
- a CDS encoding oxidoreductase yields the protein MTTDPLAPLLALADIAPAVERARDRVDQAHRHRALRRQGGQVAAEVSLRSAVASAALEGRVHDREEVRAGTVTDPLLQGALRVAGALPGLSDLWPKAPRQALARLHVLAARDVVAEAELGRPVADPVVAARLDGLAALVAGGTKVPPLVLAAVVHGELLNLRPFAGPSGVVARAAARLVLISTGFDPRGLVAVDVGHREREPEYVGAAGAFATGTPDGLRSWLRHYMAAVEVGAEQITLIGDEILAAS from the coding sequence GTGACCACCGACCCGCTCGCCCCGCTGCTCGCGCTCGCCGACATCGCGCCCGCCGTCGAGCGGGCCCGCGACCGGGTCGACCAGGCCCACCGGCACCGCGCGCTGCGCCGCCAGGGCGGCCAGGTCGCCGCCGAGGTCAGCCTCCGCTCGGCCGTGGCCAGCGCCGCGCTGGAGGGCCGCGTCCACGACCGCGAGGAGGTACGCGCGGGGACCGTCACCGACCCGCTGCTCCAGGGCGCGCTGCGGGTGGCCGGGGCGCTGCCCGGGCTGAGCGACCTCTGGCCGAAGGCTCCGCGCCAGGCCCTCGCCCGGCTGCACGTGCTCGCGGCCCGCGACGTGGTCGCCGAGGCCGAGCTGGGTCGCCCGGTGGCCGACCCGGTGGTGGCGGCCCGCCTCGACGGGCTGGCCGCGCTGGTGGCCGGGGGCACGAAGGTGCCGCCGCTGGTGCTGGCCGCCGTGGTGCACGGCGAGCTGCTGAACCTGCGCCCGTTCGCCGGCCCCTCCGGGGTGGTGGCGCGGGCCGCCGCCCGCCTGGTGCTGATCTCCACCGGGTTCGACCCGCGCGGGCTGGTCGCCGTCGACGTCGGCCACCGGGAGCGCGAGCCCGAGTACGTCGGCGCGGCCGGCGCCTTCGCCACCGGCACCCCCGACGGGCTGCGTTCCTGGCTGCGCCACTACATGGCCGCCGTGGAGGTCGGCGCGGAGCAGATCACGCTCATCGGCGACGAGATCCTCGCCGCGTCCTGA
- the acs gene encoding acetate--CoA ligase, with protein sequence MSEALANLLNETRQFPPPAELAANANVTADAYAEAAEDRLAFWERQAGRLHWDRQWNQVLDWSNAPFAKWFVGGQLNVAYNCLDRHVEAGRGDKVAIHWEGEPGDTRTVTYADLHKLTCQAANALTELGVTAGDRVAIYLPMIPEAAVAMLACARIGATHSVVFGGFSADALTNRIQDASAKVVITADGGFRRGKPSALKPTVDEAVANCPSVEHVLVVRRTGEEVAWSAKDHWWHETVETASPEHTAQPFDAEHPLFILYTSGTTARPKGILHTTGGYLTQTSYTTHAVFDLKPETDVYWCTADIGWVTGHSYIVYGPLSNGATQVMYEGTPDTPHKGRFWEIVDKYKVTILYTAPTLIRTMMKWGEDIPAGYDLSSLRLLGSVGEPINPEAWIWYRQYVGRGELPVVDTWWQTETGAIMISPLPGVTEAKPGSAMTPLPGIVADVVDDQGQSVPNGGGGYLVLREPWPSMLRTIWGDDNRFIETYWSRFGAGANQGGDWVYFAGDGAKKDDDGHIWLLGRVDDVMLVSGHNISTTEVESALVSHPSVAEAAVVGATDPTTGQAIVAFAIPRGSTEISGAAGEQLIADLRNHVAKTLGPIAKPRQIMLVPELPKTRSGKIMRRLLRDVAEHRSLGDVTTLQDSSVMDMISSGMGAGKSDED encoded by the coding sequence ATGAGCGAGGCATTGGCCAACTTGCTGAACGAGACGCGCCAGTTCCCGCCGCCGGCCGAGCTCGCCGCGAACGCCAACGTGACCGCTGACGCGTACGCCGAGGCGGCCGAGGACCGGCTCGCCTTCTGGGAGCGCCAGGCCGGGCGGCTGCACTGGGACCGGCAGTGGAACCAGGTGCTCGACTGGTCGAACGCGCCCTTCGCGAAGTGGTTCGTGGGCGGCCAGCTCAACGTGGCGTACAACTGCCTGGACCGGCACGTGGAGGCCGGGCGCGGCGACAAGGTGGCGATCCACTGGGAGGGCGAGCCGGGTGACACCCGCACCGTCACCTACGCGGACCTGCACAAGCTCACCTGCCAGGCGGCGAACGCGCTGACGGAGCTGGGCGTCACGGCCGGCGACCGGGTGGCCATCTACCTGCCGATGATTCCCGAGGCGGCGGTGGCGATGCTCGCCTGCGCCCGGATCGGCGCCACCCACAGCGTGGTCTTCGGCGGTTTCTCGGCCGACGCGCTGACCAACCGCATCCAGGACGCCAGCGCCAAGGTGGTGATCACCGCGGACGGCGGCTTCCGCCGGGGCAAGCCGTCCGCGCTCAAGCCGACCGTCGACGAGGCGGTGGCCAACTGCCCGTCGGTGGAGCACGTGCTGGTCGTCCGCCGCACCGGCGAGGAGGTCGCCTGGTCGGCGAAGGACCACTGGTGGCACGAGACGGTGGAGACCGCCTCGCCGGAGCACACCGCCCAGCCGTTCGACGCCGAGCACCCGCTCTTCATCCTCTACACCAGCGGCACCACGGCGCGACCCAAGGGCATCCTGCACACCACCGGCGGCTACCTCACCCAGACGTCGTACACCACGCACGCGGTCTTCGACCTCAAGCCGGAGACGGACGTCTACTGGTGCACCGCCGACATCGGCTGGGTCACCGGGCACTCCTACATCGTCTACGGCCCGCTCTCCAACGGCGCCACCCAGGTCATGTACGAGGGCACCCCGGACACCCCGCACAAGGGCCGGTTCTGGGAGATCGTCGACAAGTACAAGGTCACGATCCTCTACACCGCGCCGACCCTGATCCGCACCATGATGAAGTGGGGCGAGGACATCCCCGCCGGCTACGACCTCTCCTCGCTGCGCCTGCTGGGCAGCGTGGGTGAGCCGATCAACCCGGAGGCGTGGATCTGGTACCGGCAGTACGTCGGCCGGGGCGAGCTGCCCGTCGTCGACACCTGGTGGCAGACCGAGACCGGCGCGATCATGATCTCCCCGCTGCCGGGCGTCACCGAGGCCAAGCCCGGCTCGGCGATGACCCCGCTGCCGGGCATCGTCGCCGACGTGGTCGACGACCAGGGCCAGTCGGTGCCCAACGGCGGTGGAGGCTACCTCGTGCTCCGCGAGCCGTGGCCGTCGATGCTGCGCACCATCTGGGGCGACGACAACCGCTTCATCGAGACCTACTGGTCGCGCTTCGGCGCCGGCGCCAACCAGGGGGGCGACTGGGTCTACTTCGCGGGTGACGGGGCGAAGAAGGACGACGACGGGCACATCTGGCTGCTCGGCCGGGTCGACGACGTGATGCTGGTGTCGGGCCACAACATCTCCACCACCGAGGTGGAGTCGGCGCTCGTCAGCCACCCGTCGGTGGCCGAGGCGGCGGTGGTCGGCGCGACCGACCCGACCACCGGCCAGGCGATCGTCGCGTTCGCCATCCCGCGCGGCAGCACGGAGATCTCCGGTGCGGCCGGCGAGCAGCTCATCGCCGACCTGCGCAACCACGTGGCCAAGACGCTCGGCCCGATCGCGAAGCCGCGCCAGATCATGCTGGTGCCGGAGCTGCCGAAGACCCGCTCCGGCAAGATCATGCGCCGGCTGCTGCGGGACGTCGCGGAGCACCGGTCCCTCGGCGACGTCACCACGCTCCAGGACTCCTCGGTGATGGACATGATCTCCTCGGGCATGGGGGCCGGAAAGTCCGACGAGGACTGA
- a CDS encoding immune inhibitor A domain-containing protein, translating to MHTFPQSGSRRRLLVALPAIALAATSLTVTGSAAAQTSGAARATIGADDYYINYAEPEVQPDTAGKEVKGKDGVYSSPVDAARAYDRKFAGGNPKAARELAKLEAKAIKTGQSPRQIKQAKGTQTAKLLTLLVEFNDQANDDFTNVYVPKTVFEDRSCVLGTVQNGPKHNTIPNPASLPHKDNNSMWVPDFSPAHYDKMLYTKEGITDRVRTDLTGPDGKPGIDISGRTMHNMYLEMSKGAYTVDGQASPWITVPHSEGWYAASRCFQDENGNWVAGREQSMNGHPDNPQGAGRLATDAVDALAKMDPNFPWADYDIEDQGDADGDGNVNEPDGVIDHLVLVHANQGKSRGGGDVGVYSVWAHSSTVAGGYTIPGTNKKVANYIVQPEDAGVGVFAHEYGHDLGLPDLYDTSGNADSDVDFWDLMASGSHTGEIFQALPTHMGLWDKWVLGWADPLQLNPGDDPRDVQLGQTSNTPVGTKDGIKVNLPNKVITLAQPHSGANMWYSGADQDWADVKLSRTVTVPNAADAKFWMWNNYVIEADWDYGFLEVSTNGGATWSEQKVYDATGKLVTTNDGYADPNGRMVDFGGKKYGLTGSTGGWRHDYVDLSAFAGQTVQVRLRYATDEAFVERGWFADDFSVTGGGATTWSDDVEGGANGWTQTGGTFTDTTGAGWHVDSGTQTKAHYYLAEWRNFDGFDKGLKYAYDTVYSHEAWKVDRISYNAPGMLVWYRDTVLGDVNHVTAQMTALPSYGAKGGLLIVDSHNDPLRRQGEAAVKDPSVLDNLPSRPQSSNAAFSLGSSYPFKECLEAAGEPYSEYCTNFPAQGPVRAFSDGKGWYPGIEIRNGSAYARDNDASVVIPSRGNAKYTTRVTNPDGSPATAYYGATLGGGAIVLGTGNPGDAGVAYGVSITIKRAAADNSYATVYVTPATP from the coding sequence ATGCACACATTTCCGCAGTCCGGGTCACGCCGACGCCTACTCGTCGCGCTGCCCGCCATCGCCCTCGCCGCCACGTCGCTGACCGTGACGGGCAGCGCGGCCGCCCAGACGTCCGGTGCCGCCCGGGCAACCATCGGGGCGGACGACTACTACATCAACTACGCCGAGCCGGAGGTTCAGCCGGACACGGCGGGCAAGGAGGTCAAGGGCAAGGACGGGGTCTACTCCAGCCCGGTCGACGCGGCGCGGGCCTACGACCGCAAGTTCGCGGGCGGCAACCCGAAGGCCGCGCGGGAACTGGCCAAGCTCGAGGCCAAGGCGATCAAGACGGGGCAGAGCCCCCGCCAGATCAAGCAGGCCAAGGGCACCCAGACCGCCAAGCTGCTGACCCTGCTGGTGGAGTTCAACGACCAGGCGAACGACGACTTCACCAACGTGTACGTGCCCAAGACGGTCTTCGAGGACCGGAGCTGCGTCCTCGGCACCGTGCAGAACGGCCCGAAGCACAACACGATCCCCAACCCGGCCAGCCTGCCGCACAAGGACAACAACTCGATGTGGGTGCCGGACTTCTCCCCGGCGCACTACGACAAGATGCTCTACACCAAGGAGGGCATCACCGACCGGGTCCGCACGGACCTGACCGGGCCGGACGGCAAGCCGGGCATCGACATCTCCGGGCGCACCATGCACAACATGTACCTGGAGATGTCCAAGGGCGCGTACACGGTGGACGGGCAGGCCAGCCCGTGGATCACCGTGCCGCACTCGGAGGGCTGGTACGCGGCGTCCCGCTGCTTCCAGGACGAGAACGGCAACTGGGTCGCCGGTCGTGAGCAGTCGATGAACGGCCACCCGGACAACCCGCAGGGCGCCGGCCGGCTCGCCACCGACGCGGTGGACGCGCTGGCCAAGATGGACCCGAACTTCCCGTGGGCCGACTACGACATCGAGGACCAGGGCGACGCCGACGGCGACGGCAACGTCAACGAGCCGGACGGCGTGATCGACCACCTGGTGCTGGTGCACGCCAACCAGGGCAAGTCCCGCGGCGGCGGCGACGTGGGTGTCTACTCGGTCTGGGCGCACTCCTCGACCGTGGCCGGCGGCTACACCATCCCGGGCACCAACAAGAAGGTCGCGAACTACATCGTCCAGCCGGAGGACGCCGGCGTCGGTGTGTTCGCCCACGAGTACGGCCACGACCTGGGCCTGCCCGACCTCTACGACACCTCCGGCAACGCCGACTCGGACGTCGACTTCTGGGACCTGATGGCCTCGGGGTCGCACACCGGTGAGATCTTCCAGGCGCTGCCCACCCACATGGGCCTCTGGGACAAGTGGGTGCTCGGCTGGGCCGACCCGTTGCAGCTGAACCCGGGCGACGACCCGCGTGACGTGCAGCTGGGCCAGACCTCGAACACCCCGGTCGGCACCAAGGACGGCATCAAGGTCAACCTGCCGAACAAGGTGATCACCCTGGCGCAGCCGCACAGCGGGGCCAACATGTGGTACTCCGGCGCCGACCAGGACTGGGCGGACGTCAAGCTGAGCCGCACGGTGACCGTCCCGAACGCCGCGGACGCGAAGTTCTGGATGTGGAACAACTACGTCATCGAGGCGGACTGGGACTACGGCTTCCTGGAGGTCTCCACGAACGGTGGCGCCACCTGGTCCGAGCAGAAGGTCTACGACGCCACCGGCAAGCTCGTCACCACCAACGACGGGTACGCCGACCCGAACGGCCGGATGGTCGACTTCGGCGGCAAGAAGTACGGCCTGACCGGCAGCACCGGCGGCTGGCGCCACGACTACGTCGACCTGTCCGCGTTCGCCGGGCAGACCGTCCAGGTCCGGCTGCGGTACGCCACCGACGAGGCGTTCGTCGAGCGCGGCTGGTTCGCCGACGACTTCTCGGTCACCGGCGGCGGCGCCACCACGTGGAGCGACGACGTCGAGGGCGGCGCCAACGGCTGGACCCAGACCGGCGGCACCTTCACCGACACCACCGGCGCCGGCTGGCACGTCGACTCGGGCACCCAGACCAAGGCGCACTACTACCTGGCCGAGTGGCGCAACTTCGACGGCTTCGACAAGGGCCTGAAGTACGCGTACGACACGGTCTACTCGCACGAGGCGTGGAAGGTCGACCGGATCTCGTACAACGCCCCGGGCATGCTGGTCTGGTACCGGGACACCGTGCTCGGCGACGTCAACCACGTCACCGCGCAGATGACCGCGCTGCCCAGCTACGGGGCCAAGGGCGGGCTGCTGATCGTCGACTCGCACAACGACCCGCTGCGCCGGCAGGGCGAGGCGGCCGTCAAGGACCCGTCGGTGCTGGACAACCTGCCCAGCCGCCCGCAGTCGTCCAACGCGGCCTTCTCGCTCGGCTCCTCGTACCCCTTCAAGGAGTGCCTGGAGGCGGCCGGCGAGCCGTACAGCGAGTACTGCACCAACTTCCCGGCCCAGGGTCCGGTGCGGGCGTTCAGCGACGGCAAGGGCTGGTACCCGGGCATCGAGATCCGCAACGGCTCCGCGTACGCCCGGGACAACGACGCCTCGGTCGTCATCCCGTCGCGGGGCAACGCGAAGTACACCACCCGGGTGACCAACCCCGACGGCTCGCCGGCGACGGCGTACTACGGGGCCACCCTGGGCGGCGGGGCGATCGTGCTCGGCACCGGCAACCCCGGTGACGCGGGCGTCGCGTACGGCGTCTCGATCACCATCAAGCGGGCGGCCGCGGACAACTCGTACGCCACGGTGTACGTGACCCCGGCAACCCCGTGA